The stretch of DNA TTATTTTTAATTGCAGATGAAACGAGTCCAGTGGGTTTAGTTCGAAGTATAGAGAAGTCTCCAAAAAATATTCCTGCTCCATTGCTACCTGTAGCGATTCTTCGTCTATAGCATTGGCAAAACCGTAATCGTTTAGATTTATATTTTTTGTGTCGCTGATATATAGATCGACATTAAAAATAGCTTCTTTGTATTCTATTTCGGCATGAAAACTCATTATTGAGTATTCAATATCTACTTCTACCTTGTTGAAAGATTTTAAATTGAAATCTGCGTTTTGTGCTAAGGATTTTTCTATCTGCGCAGCATCGAACTTGAAGTCTTTGCTTCTGGGGTATATACCCATTGCCGAGGCTAACCCCGTTTCGCCTTCTGCCAGCAGATTATATTTTTCACTATTATCCATGTTAGTAAGTTCTGTTGAGTATTCTTTTCGTATTCTATTTATATAATATACAAACTTAATGAAAAAAATAGTAGGTGTATACTATTCAAAAAGAATATGTGACGTCTAAAAAAGAAAAGTCTGAGAGAATTATCCTCAGACTTTTATTTTTTATTTCGCAGAAATCTTAGAATTTCTTAAATCCCATTATTTCACGTACTTCTCTAACTGTTTTGCGTGCGCTTTCACGTGCTTTTTCCGCCCCTTCGGTTACTACTTTGTGTAGATAGGCATCATCATTTTGAATATCCTGTATGCGCTCACGTATCGGTGTCGTTACCTTGATAATATCTTCGGCTAATTGTTTCTTAAGATCACCGTAACGAATTTCGCATGTATTCCATTTGTCTTCGAAATGTTGCACTACTTCGTCAGTAGAAACCACCTTTAGTATGGTGAACAGGTTTTCTATATAGTCCGGTTTTACCGAGTTCGGTTCTTTTGGTCCCTCGTCGGTAAGTGCACGCTTCACCTTTTTCTCGATGCTTTTAGCGTCTTCGTCCAGATAGATGCAATTTCCTTCCGATTTTCCCATCTTGCCGCTACCGTCCAGTCCCGGTATTTTTATCAGCTCTTCACCAAAGTTGTAAGCTACAGGCTCTTTGAAGTACTCTACACCATACATGTTGTTGAAGCGACGGGCAAATTTGCGTGTCATTTCCAAGTGTTGTTCCTGATCTTTTCCTACAGGTACTTTGTCTGCATTGTGCATCAGGATATCGGCAGCCATCAAGGTCGGGTATGTCAATAGTCCGGCGTTTACATTATCGGGATGTTTGCGGGCTTTTTCTTTAAACGAAACGGTCTTCGAAAGTTCGCCCATATAGGCGTGCATGTTCAGTAGCAAATATAGTTCGCATACTTCGGTCACATCGCTTTGTACGTATATCGTCGATACTTCGGGGTCGATACCTGCCGCAAGATATTCTGTCAATACGTTCTTTACGTTTCCGTGTAGTATTTTCGGATCGGGATGAGTTGTCAGCGAATGATAGTCGGCTATGAAGAAGAAGCATTTGTTTTCATGTTGCATTCTTGTGAAATTCCTCAAAGCACCGAAGTAGTTTCCTAGATGCAGTTTTCCGGTAGAACGGATACCGCTTAGTACTGTTTCCATGTTTTAAATATTTTTTTAAGGCACAAATATAGTCAAAATCTATAAATGGGTTGGTATATATTCACAACTTGTGTAATACAAATGGATGAAATATTCCACGGTGAAATTTTCGTTCTTCGTATCTCGGAATGGCAAAAGAGCGCTGAAAGGAGAAGTTTTGGAAAGAATTCTCAAAAATTCCTTCCGTAAAAAATCTAAACAGGCAGTCATGTGTATTTGATTTAAAACCTAATTTCTTTATCTTTGAACAATGTCATGTCATTAATCAAAAGATATATGTTGAAGAGCAAGAGAATATTCGTGTTTGGGGGCATCCTGTCTCTGTTTTTATCTGTGTCTGTGAGTGCACAAAAAGTAGTGAAATTATGGGAAGGGAATCCGCCAACAGTTAACGGTATCACCGAACCTGAGAAGTATGACAAAGGTAGCGGGTGGCTTACCAATGTTTCTGTTCCCGAGCTTCATGTCTACTTGCCTGATGGTGCGAATAAGACAGGCGCTGCAGTCGTTATCTGCCCCGGAGGAGGATATGCAGGGCTGGCTTTCGATCACGAAGGGGTACAATTTGCACAATGGCTCAACAAACAGGGTATTGCAGGTATTATACTCAAGTATCGTATGCCGAACAAGCATAAAGAAATTCCGTTAGATGATGCATGGCAAGCTATGCGCTACGTAAGATCGCATGCTGCTGAATTGGGAATAAAATCAGATAAAATCGGTATTGCGGGTTTCTCGGCCGGAGGACATCTTGCAGCAACGGCTTCTACCCATTTTGCCACATCGGGAGTAAGTACACGCCCCGACTTTTCCATTCTTTTTTATCCTGTTATTACGATGCAGGTAGCCACACATGGCGGATCTAAATATAATCTGTTGGGAGAGAATGCTTCACAAGCGGATACTTATACTTTTTCGAATGAGAAGCAAGTGAATGTAAACACGCCTCCTGCAATATTGTTGCTTAGCGACGATGACGATAGTGTGCAACCGGCCAATAGCATCGGCTATTACGATGCTCTGAAAATGAATAATATTGCGGCCACAATGTACATATTTCCCGAAGGAGGACATGGTTGGGGAATGAGAGAGAATTTTAAATATCATACACAGATGCTCACCTTGCTGCAAATGTGGCTGAAAGATATACAAGCAAAATAAATAATAATATCACTTAAATAAATATCAATATGCAAAAGATAAAAGTGACGAATCCCGTTGTGGAGATGGATGGGGACGAAATGACCCGTATTATATGGAAATATATAAAAGATAAGTTGATACTCCCGTATGTGGATGTAGATCTCAAATATTTTGACCTGGGTATAGAAAACCGTGATGCGACAAACGATCAGGTGACGATAGACAGTGCTGAGGCAACTAAGAAATATAATGTAGCTATCAAGTGCGCTACAATCACTCCGGATGAGGCCCGTGTAGAGGAGTTCGGATTGAAAAAAATGTGGAAATCTCCGAACGGAACAATCCGTAATATACTGGGCGGAACAGTATTTCGTGAACCTATTATTATGAGCAATATTCCTCGTTTGGTGAATACATGGGACAAGCCAATCATTATAGGACGTCATGCGCATGCCGATCAGTATAAAGCGACTGACTTTGTTACAAAAGGAAAAGGGAAGCTTACCATTACTTACACACCCGAGGGGGGAGAGCCTCAAACCCATACTGTGTACGATTATAATGGGGGTGGCGTAGCCTTGGCAATGTACAACACCGATGAGTCTATCTATGGATTTGCTCATTCGTGTTTCAAACTCGCGTTACAAAAGAAATATCCATTGTACCTTTCTACAAAGAATACCATATTGAAAGCTTACGACGGACGCTTCAAAGATATTTTTCAGGAAGTATATGAAAAAGACTATAAGGAAGCATACCAAAAAGCAGGCATTACCTACGAACATCGTCTGATAGATGATATGGTTGCTGCTGCCTTGAAGTGGAATGGCGGTTTTGTTTGGGCATGTAAGAATTACGACGGAGATGTTCAGTCCGATACCGTAGCGCAGGGCTTTGGCTCGTTAGGCTTAATGACTTCCGTATTGCTTACCCCTGACGGCAAGACGATGGAGGCTGAGGCTGCTCACGGAACGGTGACACGTCACTATCGCCAACATCAACAGGGGAAAGAAACATCAACCAACCCTATAGCCTCAATCTTTGCATGGACAAGAGGATTGTCTCACAGAGGAAAACTAGATGAAAATTGGGCGCTCGTTGATTTTACCAGAAAGCTGGAAGAGGTCTGTATAGAAACGGTAGAGAAAGGGAAGATGACAAAAGACCTTGCTTTGCTAGTATATGGTGATACTATGCACAGAGGTGATTATCTGAATACAGAAGATTTCTTGGATGCAATAGCTGAGGGCTTGAAAGAAAAGCTGGGAGTGTGATCCTATTAATAAATAGAAAGTAAATTATCTTAATGTAGATTAAAGTATAAAATGTTTACAATCGTTCCACTCGTCCCTTTGGATTTGCAATCCTAAGGGGAATGATAAGTAAATAATGGGGATTGCAAATCCCCTAAGACGATGAAAAAAATACGACAACTATTTTCATTAAAGACTTAGTTATACCCAACAAAAGAAAAAGTGACAGTAGAAAATATATAAAATACCTGTCACTTTTGTCACCTTTTGATAAAGGAAGGAAAATAGGCCGGTAGTTTTATAAGTTCATTTTTATGGTGATTATAACAAAATAAAGGTGACAGAAGTAATAAAAAATAACTATATTTGCTCTATTAATATTATTAGAAAATAAAACTTTAAACATACTGAAAATATGAGATTTGTTGTTTCCAGTACAGCATTATTAAGTCACTTGCAGGCAATAAGCAAGGTGATCAATTCAAAGAATACATTACCTATTTTAGATTGTTTCTTGCTCGAGCTCGAAGGTTCTACCCTCTCTCTTACAGCAGCAGACTCTGAAACACGTTTGGTTACTTCTCTTGAAGTGAACGAGGCTGACGGTAATGGAAAGTTCGCAGTGAATGCAAAGAATCTGTTGGATCCATTGAAGGAATTGCCTGACCAACCGCTTACATTTGAGATCAATAGCGACAATCTGGAGACATTTATTTTCTTTCATAACGGTAAGTATAACTTTATCGGACAAAACGGTGAAGACTATCCTCAACCTAAACAGTTGAAGGAAACAGCCGTTAGCCTGACTATCGAGCCTCAGGTTTTATTTTCGGGTATCAACCGCACACTATTTGCCAGTGCAGACGATGAGCTTCGTCCGGTGATGAACGGAGTTTACTTCGATATCAGCACTGAAGATCTTACTTTCGTGGCATCTGACGGACACAAGTTGGTACGTTGCAAAACATTGTCGGCAAAGGGAGCAGAACGCGCTTCGTTTATTCTTCCAAAGAAGCCGGCAAACTTACTTCGTGCTATTCTGCCAAAAGAATCTGAAACAGTAGAAATCAAATTCGATGAGAACAATGCCTATATAAAAATGTCGAGCTATACGATGACTTGCCGTTTTATAGAAGGCCGTTATCCAAATTATAATTCGGTAATTCCACAAAATAACCCGAACAAAGTAATTCTCGATCGTTTGTCATTCCTCAATGCATTGAAACGTGTTTCGGTGTTCTCTAATCAGGCAAGTAACCTCATCAGATTGCAACTTTCTGACAAGAATATTATTGTTTCGGCTCAGGATATAGATTTCTCTACAGCTGCCGAAGAAACTATTCCATGTGACTATACAGGAACACCGATGAGCATAGGTTTCAAATCAAGTTTCCTTATTGATATTCTGAACAATATCCCATCGTCTGATATCTCACTCGAACTGTCAGACCCTTCACGTGCAGGACTTATTATTCCTGCCGAAAATGAAGAGAATGAAGACTTGTTGATGCTGCTTATGCCAATGATGCTCAACGACTAAGGAAAGTAATAGATAACTAAAATAGATATATGACAACTTTATCATTCTTCTGTAAAAGAGAGGGATGATAAAGTTTTTTAATAAAAAGCTTATGGAACTAAATCTGAGGAATCCGCTCATATTCTTTGACTTGGAAACTACCGGAACAGATACGGTGAAAGACCGTATTGTAGAACTATCCTACCTGAAGGTATATCCCAATGGGAAAGAAGAGATGAAGACCAGACGTATCAACCCGGAAATGCCAATTCCGGCAGGAGCAACTGCTATACATGGTATATCCGACGAAGATGTGAAAGACTGCCCGACGTTCAAGCAGATTGCCAGATCTTTGGCCGATCAGATGGAAGGTTGTGATTTGGCAGGGTTCAACTCCAGCCGTTTCGATATTCCCCTCCTTGCGGAAGAATTTCTTCGTGCTGATGTGGATATCGACTTCTCAAAACGTAAAATGATAGATGTGCAGATCATTTTCCATAAGAAAGAACAGCGTACTCTCGAAGCCGCATATAAGTTTTATTGCGATAAGAATTTGGATAATGCTCACTCGGCTGAGGCAGACACACTTGCTACTTACGAAGTATTGAAAGCACAGTTAGACAAATATCCTGATCTGGAAAACGATATGGAAAAGCTGGCTGCGGAATTCTCTTTCTTCAACAACAATGTAGACCTTGCGGGGCGCATTATCAGAGATGAAAATGGTATAGAGGTGTTCAACTTTGGCAAACATAAAGGAAAGCCCGTGGCAGAAGTACTGAAAAGAGAACCAAGTTTTTATGCATGGATGATGGATGCCGATTTTCCATTGAATACCAAACAGGTATTAACGAAGATCAAGTTGAGGGAAATACAAAAGTAATCGCCTCATTCAATGATATTAAAAAGGCTGTCTCTTCTAACAGGGACAGCCTTTTTGATCGTTTAAGCATGGAGCTATCCTTTTCAGACAGCTCCTTAAATAACCAATATCGCTCTTTATTTACAAAGAGTTACCTAAATAACTCACTATTCTATTACGGCGGCAAAACCTCCGTTTCTAGCCATCTTTATTTGTATTTTATCACCCGATTTTACGTGTGATTCTTTTCTGCGATAGTCCATAGCTTGACGTCCGGCATTGATTCCGTCTTCGAACGAAGTCATCTTATATGATGTTCCGGCGTTGAGGAAATCAAGGCTTATTTCAAGTTGTCTTTCTGTGTTATTTGTCATACCGCCTATATACCACTTATTGCCTTTGCGTTTTGCTACAAGCGCATATTCTCCCGCTTTGGCTTCCAGTGCACGAGTTTCGTCCCATGTAACAGGCACATCGGTGATAAATTTGGTGCAATCTTCATTTCTGTAATACAAGGTAGGGTTGTCTGCCAACATTTGCAATCCGCTTTCGAAAATAACGAACAGTGCCAACTGGTAAGCTCTGGTTCCAATGCTTGCCGAGTTCGGGCGATGACCACAGTATCTTTCGGGTTGCATACTGATCATTGCTCCCGGCGTGTAATCCATAGGGCCTACCGCATTGCGCATGAATGGAAAATAGACACTGTTTTCAGGGGTACAGCCTTCCATTTGTTCCATG from Dysgonomonas mossii encodes:
- a CDS encoding isocitrate dehydrogenase (NADP(+)); the protein is MQKIKVTNPVVEMDGDEMTRIIWKYIKDKLILPYVDVDLKYFDLGIENRDATNDQVTIDSAEATKKYNVAIKCATITPDEARVEEFGLKKMWKSPNGTIRNILGGTVFREPIIMSNIPRLVNTWDKPIIIGRHAHADQYKATDFVTKGKGKLTITYTPEGGEPQTHTVYDYNGGGVALAMYNTDESIYGFAHSCFKLALQKKYPLYLSTKNTILKAYDGRFKDIFQEVYEKDYKEAYQKAGITYEHRLIDDMVAAALKWNGGFVWACKNYDGDVQSDTVAQGFGSLGLMTSVLLTPDGKTMEAEAAHGTVTRHYRQHQQGKETSTNPIASIFAWTRGLSHRGKLDENWALVDFTRKLEEVCIETVEKGKMTKDLALLVYGDTMHRGDYLNTEDFLDAIAEGLKEKLGV
- a CDS encoding 3'-5' exonuclease, which codes for MELNLRNPLIFFDLETTGTDTVKDRIVELSYLKVYPNGKEEMKTRRINPEMPIPAGATAIHGISDEDVKDCPTFKQIARSLADQMEGCDLAGFNSSRFDIPLLAEEFLRADVDIDFSKRKMIDVQIIFHKKEQRTLEAAYKFYCDKNLDNAHSAEADTLATYEVLKAQLDKYPDLENDMEKLAAEFSFFNNNVDLAGRIIRDENGIEVFNFGKHKGKPVAEVLKREPSFYAWMMDADFPLNTKQVLTKIKLREIQK
- the trpS gene encoding tryptophan--tRNA ligase; this encodes METVLSGIRSTGKLHLGNYFGALRNFTRMQHENKCFFFIADYHSLTTHPDPKILHGNVKNVLTEYLAAGIDPEVSTIYVQSDVTEVCELYLLLNMHAYMGELSKTVSFKEKARKHPDNVNAGLLTYPTLMAADILMHNADKVPVGKDQEQHLEMTRKFARRFNNMYGVEYFKEPVAYNFGEELIKIPGLDGSGKMGKSEGNCIYLDEDAKSIEKKVKRALTDEGPKEPNSVKPDYIENLFTILKVVSTDEVVQHFEDKWNTCEIRYGDLKKQLAEDIIKVTTPIRERIQDIQNDDAYLHKVVTEGAEKARESARKTVREVREIMGFKKF
- the dnaN gene encoding DNA polymerase III subunit beta; amino-acid sequence: MRFVVSSTALLSHLQAISKVINSKNTLPILDCFLLELEGSTLSLTAADSETRLVTSLEVNEADGNGKFAVNAKNLLDPLKELPDQPLTFEINSDNLETFIFFHNGKYNFIGQNGEDYPQPKQLKETAVSLTIEPQVLFSGINRTLFASADDELRPVMNGVYFDISTEDLTFVASDGHKLVRCKTLSAKGAERASFILPKKPANLLRAILPKESETVEIKFDENNAYIKMSSYTMTCRFIEGRYPNYNSVIPQNNPNKVILDRLSFLNALKRVSVFSNQASNLIRLQLSDKNIIVSAQDIDFSTAAEETIPCDYTGTPMSIGFKSSFLIDILNNIPSSDISLELSDPSRAGLIIPAENEENEDLLMLLMPMMLND
- a CDS encoding alpha/beta hydrolase, with the protein product MLKSKRIFVFGGILSLFLSVSVSAQKVVKLWEGNPPTVNGITEPEKYDKGSGWLTNVSVPELHVYLPDGANKTGAAVVICPGGGYAGLAFDHEGVQFAQWLNKQGIAGIILKYRMPNKHKEIPLDDAWQAMRYVRSHAAELGIKSDKIGIAGFSAGGHLAATASTHFATSGVSTRPDFSILFYPVITMQVATHGGSKYNLLGENASQADTYTFSNEKQVNVNTPPAILLLSDDDDSVQPANSIGYYDALKMNNIAATMYIFPEGGHGWGMRENFKYHTQMLTLLQMWLKDIQAK